The Henckelia pumila isolate YLH828 chromosome 2, ASM3356847v2, whole genome shotgun sequence genome includes a window with the following:
- the LOC140879883 gene encoding UBP1-associated protein 2A-like has translation MAKKRKTRAVETPQEPEPEPEPEPEPEPEPESEPEPEPEPIQYSEPDPEQPVAEEMQQILVEDPSVGVGEEADVHEKAEEVREGEGEGEEEQEDDAVLEKIKQEHEITEKPSEKDISANGGANEGQNEEDEGELEEEPLEKLLEPFSKDQIVLLIKEAVAKHPDIIENVRELADADPSHRKIFVHGLGWDANSETITSVFGKYGDIEDSRVVIDKNSGKSKGYGFILFRHRHGARRALKQPQKLIGGRMTSCQLASAGPVPAPPPIAGATVSGVPVNEYTQKKIYVSNVSAEIDVNKLVEFFSKFGEIEEGPLGLDKHTGKPRGFCLFVYKSAESAKKALEEPHKKFEGHILHCQKAIDGPKHAKGYFNPQLGQPQQQQSQPQVHHQGQQGYYQRTVKRSKYAENSGGMAHTAGHLMAPAGPAVPPMAFNHPVPPAAIGQAVAALLATQGAGLGIGNFLGGIGAGVNPQGGQTMMNNASYGVPGASGYGGQSGVQGGYGVQPPMGQGGVRPHQGSTPYMGHGH, from the coding sequence ATGGCCAAGAAGAGAAAAACCCGAGCTGTCGAAACTCCTCAAGAGCCTGAGCCTGAGCCTGAGCCTGAGCCTGAGCCAGAGCCAGAGCCAGAGTCAGAGCCAGAGCCAGAGCCCGAACCCATCCAGTATAGTGAACCAGATCCGGAACAACCCGTCGCTGAGGAAATGCAACAAATCTTAGTGGAAGACCCAAGTGTTGGTGTTGGGGAAGAAGCAGACGTTCACGAAAAAGCAGAAGAGGTGCGAGAGGGAGAGGGAGAGGGAGAGGAGGAGCAGGAAGACGACGCCGTTCTCGAGAAAATCAAACAAGAACATGAAATTACAGAGAAGCCTTCCGAGAAAGACATTTCGGCAAATGGTGGTGCAAATGAAGGGCAGAACGAGGAAGACGAAGGTGAATTGGAGGAGGAGCCATTGGAGAAGCTTCTCGAACCCTTTTCTAAAGACCAAATTGTTCTTTTGATCAAGGAGGCAGTGGCCAAACACCCTGATATAATCGAGAACGTGCGCGAATTGGCCGATGCGGACCCTTCACACCGCAAGATTTTCGTTCACGGACTTGGATGGGATGCCAATTCTGAAACGATTACCTCTGTTTTCGGCAAGTACGGGGATATTGAGGATAGTAGGGTGGTTATAGACAAGAATTCTGGGAAATCTAAGGGTTATGGATTCATTCTATTCAGGCACCGTCATGGAGCGCGTCGTGCATTGAAGCAGCCACAGAAGTTGATTGGAGGTCGGATGACTTCATGCCAGCTGGCATCAGCTGGTCCCGTTCCGGCTCCTCCACCCATTGCTGGGGCAACTGTTTCTGGAGTCCCCGTAAACGAGTACACTCAGAAGAAAATTTATGTGAGCAATGTATCCGCCGAGATTGATGTTAATAAACTCGTGGAGTTTTTCTCGAAATTCGGGGAAATTGAGGAAGGACCGTTGGGGTTGGACAAGCACACTGGGAAGCCAAGAGGTTTTTGCTTGTTTGTTTACAAAAGTGCCGAGAGTGCCAAGAAGGCATTGGAGGAGCCACACAAGAAGTTTGAGGGTCATATTCTACATTGTCAGAAGGCTATAGATGGACCTAAACATGCTAAAGGTTATTTCAATCCTCAGCTTGGCCAACCACAGCAGCAACAGTCTCAGCCTCAGGTCCATCACCAGGGGCAGCAAGGGTATTATCAACGTACTGTGAAGAGGAGTAAGTACGCAGAGAACAGTGGAGGGATGGCGCATACGGCTGGGCACTTGATGGCACCTGCAGGGCCAGCTGTGCCTCCCATGGCGTTCAATCATCCAGTACCCCCAGCAGCTATTGGACAGGCTGTAGCAGCACTGTTGGCCACTCAGGGGGCTGGCTTAGGAATAGGGAATTTTCTTGGAGGGATTGGTGCTGGTGTAAATCCACAGGGAGGTCAAACAATGATGAATAATGCAAGTTATGGAGTTCCAGGCGCATCTGGCTATGGAGGACAGTCTGGGGTGCAGGGAGGTTATGGTGTCCAGCCACCAATGGGTCAGGGTGGCGTTAGACCACATCAAGGTTCTACCCCCTACATGGGTCATGGTCACTAG